The proteins below come from a single Cloacibacillus sp. An23 genomic window:
- a CDS encoding Rne/Rng family ribonuclease: MAGWSKKIIANLIDPEETRIAITDEKGKLCDFFIERMLEHQRTGEIYKARVDSVLPGMNSAFLNLGDGRNGFLYLDDVKGREVRPGMDMLVQVVKNARKGKGARVSPRISLAGRYMVLIPGGHETGVSKRIADDEERARLRAVAKEIRPKGFGIIIRTVAGHCDTDSLRDDVENLVEQWRTIERKMKQNSAPCLIHKDIGLLERVLRDELTDEIDEIVIDSEDERASIEAVVSKFFHENVPEVNVCSARTPLFELYGLENQIEELQDRKVWLDSGAYLVIDQTEALTVIDVNTGKFIGSKNLNDTVLKTNLEAAVEIARQLRLRALGGIVVVDFIDMENESDNKALVQQLQELFKNDRCKARVYGVTGLGLVEITRKRARTDARAALMRGCPFCGGLGAVEKEEGVAMHIKRFIRKIAASSKSEALLVECFPTVAEYIRDTFLAAWEEEFEKKIFIRACQEMGWSRYRLDCQGPLSQVEHRIGVLQKREGRNVVYRSPSA; this comes from the coding sequence ATGGCCGGATGGTCTAAAAAAATAATCGCGAACCTTATCGACCCAGAGGAGACGAGGATAGCGATAACCGATGAAAAAGGAAAGCTCTGCGACTTTTTCATAGAGAGGATGCTTGAGCACCAGCGCACGGGCGAGATATACAAGGCGCGCGTGGACAGCGTGCTGCCGGGTATGAACTCGGCGTTCCTCAATCTCGGGGACGGGCGCAACGGTTTCCTCTATCTCGACGACGTAAAGGGCAGGGAAGTGCGCCCGGGCATGGATATGCTCGTGCAGGTCGTCAAAAACGCCCGCAAGGGCAAAGGCGCGCGCGTCTCGCCGCGCATATCGCTCGCGGGGCGCTACATGGTGCTCATCCCGGGCGGACACGAGACCGGCGTCTCGAAGCGCATCGCCGACGACGAAGAGCGCGCGCGCCTGCGCGCCGTAGCGAAGGAGATACGCCCCAAGGGCTTCGGCATAATAATACGCACAGTCGCGGGACATTGCGACACTGATAGCCTGCGGGACGACGTGGAGAATCTAGTGGAACAGTGGCGCACGATAGAGCGCAAGATGAAGCAGAACAGCGCGCCGTGCCTCATACACAAGGACATAGGGCTGCTCGAGCGGGTGCTGCGCGACGAGCTGACGGACGAGATAGACGAGATAGTGATAGACAGCGAGGATGAGCGGGCGAGCATCGAGGCGGTAGTGAGCAAGTTCTTCCACGAGAACGTCCCCGAGGTCAACGTCTGTTCCGCGCGGACGCCGCTGTTCGAGCTATACGGGCTGGAGAACCAGATAGAAGAGCTGCAGGACCGCAAGGTGTGGCTCGACTCCGGCGCGTACCTCGTGATAGACCAGACGGAGGCCCTGACCGTCATCGACGTGAACACGGGGAAGTTCATCGGGTCTAAGAATCTCAACGATACCGTGCTCAAGACGAATCTCGAGGCCGCGGTCGAGATAGCGCGGCAGCTCCGCCTGCGCGCGCTCGGCGGCATCGTCGTCGTCGATTTCATAGACATGGAGAACGAAAGCGACAACAAAGCGCTCGTGCAGCAGCTTCAGGAGCTTTTCAAGAACGACCGCTGCAAGGCGCGCGTCTACGGCGTGACGGGACTGGGCCTCGTCGAGATAACGCGCAAACGCGCCCGCACAGACGCGCGCGCGGCGCTCATGCGCGGATGCCCGTTCTGCGGCGGCCTCGGGGCCGTCGAGAAGGAGGAGGGCGTCGCCATGCACATAAAGCGCTTCATCCGAAAGATAGCCGCCTCGTCGAAGTCGGAAGCGCTCTTGGTCGAGTGCTTCCCGACGGTCGCGGAGTATATCCGCGACACTTTCCTCGCCGCGTGGGAGGAAGAGTTTGAAAAGAAAATATTCATCCGCGCCTGTCAGGAGATGGGGTGGAGCAGATACCGCCTCGACTGTCAGGGGCCGCTCTCGCAGGTCGAGCACAGGATAGGCGTCCTCCAGAAGCGAGAGGGACGGAACGTTGTATATAGATCGCCTTCAGCTTAA
- a CDS encoding TIGR03936 family radical SAM-associated protein: MSRIRILFEKRGFFVFVNHMDLPVVFSRAARRAGLVQEFTQGFSPHPRISLAPPLAIGVEGLAEPADFWFDEWDENSSERWSSALPDGLKILKWAEADGVSLAKLAQTALYRVRGASSQFGEREAAVLADEAGRIDALLDCRVEDGAVMLAVRDLEHCGAGLFVKALASAGIVSGWGGLRMERLAVGLWNEDKRSVVPLI, encoded by the coding sequence GTGAGCAGGATTAGGATTTTGTTTGAAAAGCGCGGATTTTTCGTCTTTGTCAACCACATGGACCTTCCCGTGGTATTTTCGCGCGCCGCCCGCCGCGCAGGACTCGTGCAGGAATTTACGCAGGGATTCTCGCCGCATCCGCGTATCAGCCTCGCGCCGCCGCTCGCCATAGGCGTCGAAGGGCTTGCTGAGCCTGCGGACTTCTGGTTCGACGAATGGGATGAAAATTCTTCCGAAAGGTGGAGCTCGGCTCTGCCCGACGGGTTGAAAATATTGAAATGGGCGGAGGCCGACGGGGTCAGCCTCGCGAAGCTCGCGCAGACTGCTCTTTACCGCGTGCGCGGCGCTTCGTCGCAGTTCGGCGAAAGAGAGGCCGCCGTCCTCGCGGACGAGGCCGGGCGTATAGATGCGCTGCTCGACTGCCGCGTCGAGGACGGAGCCGTCATGCTCGCGGTGCGCGACCTCGAGCACTGCGGCGCCGGCCTCTTCGTCAAGGCGCTCGCTTCGGCGGGAATCGTCTCCGGCTGGGGCGGCCTGCGTATGGAGCGCCTCGCCGTAGGCCTGTGGAACGAGGATAAACGTTCCGTCGTTCCGCTTATTTAG
- a CDS encoding radical SAM protein, which translates to MHGAIDEARLRELLSSVKRPSRYIGGEWGSGPVKDGAEVRICYAFPDVYEVGMSYLGFQILYALTKSIAWADAERVYAPWPDMERAMRESGTPIWALESKRPLSEFDAVGFTLQYELSYTNILTILDLAGIPFRSDERGEECPLILAGGPGALTPEPLAPFVDAFLIGDGEALIPEVLEALRGTKGMKRADKIAALSKIEGVYAPLFFSGGTVRRRIIENLDENFYHTSMIVPNTGIVHDRVAVQVFKGCTRGCRFCQAGIIDRPVRERSAASVCEQVKTLLDNTGWEEVGLLSLATCDWSGITESFERFAPMLAGNQIKLSLPSLRVDAFSVGLAAGLETMRKGGLTFAPEAGTQRLRDVINKGVTDEAIDAALDATFEHGWDRVKLYFMMGLPTETQEDLAGIHEICGRAVAAAKRHKKRGDISASVAGFVPKGHTPFQWEAQLSREELRERGRWLKSNLRNRKVTLAYHEPEQTFLEGVFARGDARLADAIEEAWKRGARFDGWSEFFDFGRWEKVFEDLEIDAAAYTGARKTEAKLPWDHIDCGVTKEFLLRERAKALAAETTRDCRLGCNGCGWQGRSNVGRCAREQD; encoded by the coding sequence ATGCACGGAGCAATAGACGAGGCGCGTCTGCGGGAACTTCTCTCCTCGGTCAAGCGCCCGTCGCGGTATATAGGCGGAGAATGGGGAAGCGGCCCTGTGAAAGACGGGGCCGAGGTGCGTATCTGTTACGCCTTCCCCGACGTTTACGAAGTCGGCATGAGCTACCTCGGCTTTCAGATTTTATACGCTCTGACCAAATCCATAGCCTGGGCCGACGCGGAGCGCGTCTATGCGCCGTGGCCGGACATGGAGCGCGCGATGCGCGAGTCGGGCACGCCGATATGGGCGCTTGAGAGCAAGCGCCCGCTGTCCGAGTTTGACGCGGTCGGCTTCACTCTGCAGTACGAGCTTTCTTATACGAACATCCTTACGATACTGGATCTCGCAGGAATCCCCTTCCGCTCGGACGAACGCGGCGAGGAGTGCCCGCTGATACTAGCAGGCGGGCCGGGCGCTCTGACGCCCGAACCGCTCGCGCCGTTCGTAGACGCTTTTCTTATCGGCGACGGCGAGGCGCTTATACCAGAGGTGCTGGAAGCGCTGCGCGGCACGAAGGGAATGAAGCGCGCGGACAAGATCGCAGCGCTTTCGAAGATCGAAGGCGTCTACGCGCCGCTCTTCTTTTCAGGCGGGACGGTGCGCCGCAGGATAATAGAGAACCTCGACGAAAACTTTTACCATACCTCGATGATAGTGCCGAACACAGGCATAGTCCACGACCGCGTCGCCGTGCAGGTGTTCAAGGGCTGCACGCGCGGCTGCCGCTTCTGCCAGGCCGGTATTATAGACCGCCCCGTGCGCGAGCGCTCGGCAGCCTCCGTCTGCGAACAGGTCAAGACCCTGCTCGACAATACCGGATGGGAAGAGGTCGGGCTGCTCTCGCTAGCTACCTGCGACTGGAGCGGTATAACCGAATCATTCGAGCGCTTCGCTCCGATGCTCGCCGGCAATCAGATAAAGCTCTCACTCCCGAGCCTTCGCGTCGACGCCTTCTCCGTCGGCCTCGCTGCGGGGCTCGAGACGATGCGCAAGGGCGGCCTGACCTTCGCGCCCGAGGCCGGGACGCAGAGGCTGCGCGACGTGATAAACAAGGGCGTCACCGACGAGGCTATCGACGCGGCGCTCGATGCGACATTCGAGCACGGCTGGGACCGCGTGAAGCTCTACTTCATGATGGGGCTGCCGACCGAGACGCAGGAAGATCTCGCGGGAATACACGAAATATGCGGCCGCGCCGTCGCGGCGGCGAAACGCCATAAGAAACGAGGGGACATCAGCGCCTCTGTCGCGGGCTTCGTGCCTAAGGGGCACACGCCGTTTCAGTGGGAAGCGCAGCTTTCCCGTGAGGAGCTGCGCGAGCGCGGACGCTGGCTTAAGAGCAATCTGCGCAACCGGAAGGTCACGCTCGCATACCACGAGCCTGAGCAGACATTCCTCGAGGGCGTCTTCGCGCGCGGCGACGCGCGTCTTGCGGACGCGATAGAGGAGGCGTGGAAGCGCGGAGCGCGCTTCGACGGGTGGAGCGAGTTCTTCGACTTCGGACGCTGGGAAAAAGTATTCGAAGATTTGGAAATCGACGCGGCGGCGTACACCGGCGCGAGGAAGACGGAGGCGAAGCTGCCGTGGGATCACATAGACTGCGGCGTGACTAAGGAGTTTCTGCTGCGCGAGCGTGCCAAAGCGCTCGCCGCGGAGACGACGCGGGACTGCCGCCTCGGCTGCAACGGCTGCGGCTGGCAGGGACGCTCAAACGTCGGGAGGTGCGCGCGTGAGCAGGATTAG
- the rodA gene encoding rod shape-determining protein RodA — translation MGERFHTSWSDVRSYTDWAMVLVTLVLFCCGLAAIYSASSSFASGDAVSGFVVRQCVWGALGCAAYAAVVKFDYRNAMKLAWPMFAAMLALLALLLAVGHTAKGAQSWFNLGFFRFQPSELGKAVFALVMAKLCASVPPYTFKGLCAALGTAGLIMALVLLQPDLGSTLVYAVMLAAVLIAAGTPVKALAAMAAAGAAMLPLGWMVLKPYQRMRLLVFIDPSIDPQGAGYNVIQSRIAVGSGGLFGKGFMHGTQGKLHFLPEPHTDFIFSVFSEEFGFAGCVVVLLLFAVLLLRILSVSQYTKDLRAKLMCVAIAAWLWFQIFESVAMSMGLAPVTGLPLPLFSYGGSSLLVICIALGLVQSANIVARRERF, via the coding sequence ATGGGAGAAAGGTTCCATACGAGCTGGAGCGACGTGCGCTCTTATACCGACTGGGCGATGGTGCTCGTCACCCTAGTGCTGTTCTGCTGCGGCCTCGCCGCGATATACAGCGCGAGTTCGTCTTTCGCTTCGGGCGACGCGGTCTCAGGCTTCGTCGTCCGCCAGTGCGTCTGGGGCGCGCTCGGCTGCGCGGCCTACGCCGCGGTGGTGAAGTTCGATTACCGCAACGCGATGAAGCTCGCGTGGCCGATGTTCGCGGCGATGCTTGCGCTTCTCGCTCTGCTGCTGGCCGTCGGACACACGGCGAAAGGGGCGCAGAGCTGGTTCAACCTCGGCTTCTTCCGCTTTCAGCCGTCGGAGCTCGGGAAGGCGGTCTTCGCGCTCGTCATGGCGAAGCTATGCGCGTCGGTTCCGCCCTATACGTTCAAGGGGCTCTGCGCGGCGCTCGGGACCGCGGGGCTGATAATGGCCCTCGTGCTGCTTCAGCCGGATCTCGGCAGCACGTTGGTCTACGCCGTGATGCTGGCCGCCGTGCTGATAGCGGCCGGGACGCCGGTAAAGGCGCTCGCTGCGATGGCGGCGGCCGGCGCGGCGATGCTGCCGCTCGGCTGGATGGTGCTGAAGCCGTATCAGCGCATGAGGCTGCTGGTCTTCATCGACCCGTCGATAGACCCGCAGGGCGCGGGGTACAACGTCATACAGTCGCGAATAGCGGTCGGCTCCGGCGGCCTTTTCGGGAAGGGGTTCATGCACGGCACGCAGGGAAAGCTTCACTTCCTGCCGGAGCCGCACACGGATTTTATATTCAGCGTCTTCTCGGAAGAGTTCGGCTTCGCCGGCTGCGTCGTCGTGCTGCTGCTTTTCGCGGTACTGCTCCTGAGGATACTTTCGGTCTCGCAGTACACGAAGGACCTGCGCGCGAAGCTTATGTGCGTCGCGATAGCGGCGTGGCTCTGGTTCCAGATTTTCGAGAGCGTCGCTATGAGCATGGGGCTCGCTCCCGTGACGGGGCTGCCTCTGCCGCTCTTCAGCTACGGCGGAAGCTCGCTGCTCGTGATATGTATAGCGCTCGGCCTTGTTCAGAGCGCGAATATCGTGGCGCGGCGCGAGCGGTTCTAG
- the minE gene encoding cell division topological specificity factor MinE: MGIFDGISKLFAGQKSGAVAKERLQLVLIHDRNDISPEVLTALRADLINTIKKYLDIDEGGIELDLNREDHSVALLASIPLKNMRRPVRGRKAAQEEGGGR; the protein is encoded by the coding sequence ATGGGAATTTTCGACGGCATCTCCAAGCTGTTCGCCGGGCAGAAAAGCGGCGCCGTGGCGAAGGAGCGCCTCCAGCTCGTGCTGATACACGACAGGAACGACATTTCGCCCGAGGTGCTGACCGCTCTGCGCGCGGACCTGATAAACACGATAAAGAAATATCTCGACATAGACGAGGGCGGCATCGAGCTCGACCTGAACCGCGAGGATCATTCCGTGGCGCTGCTCGCGAGCATTCCGCTGAAAAATATGCGGCGTCCCGTCAGGGGGAGGAAAGCGGCGCAGGAAGAGGGCGGCGGGCGGTAA
- the minD gene encoding septum site-determining protein MinD: MDCRTIVITSGKGGVGKTTTTANLAAALASDGYKVVAVDGDVGLRNLDVIMGLENRIVYTLIDVIEGACRLNQALIRDKRLDNLYMIPTAQSKTKDAVSAEQMEELCAGLRPDFDFILIDSPAGIEAGFRNAAAGADEALVVTTPEVSAVRDADRIIGLLESMGKAPIQLIINRIRPELVKRGEMLGVQDVLDILAVDLIGVIPDDESIVVSSNRGEPLTLGSGSKAGQAYKNIAKRICGAEVPYVDLFKEEGGFLASLRRIFSKG; encoded by the coding sequence TTGGACTGCAGGACGATAGTAATCACTTCAGGAAAGGGCGGAGTCGGAAAGACTACCACCACAGCCAACCTCGCAGCCGCGCTCGCGTCAGACGGATATAAAGTCGTAGCCGTCGACGGAGACGTCGGTCTCCGCAACCTCGACGTGATCATGGGCCTTGAAAACAGAATAGTCTACACGCTTATCGACGTAATAGAGGGCGCCTGCCGTCTCAACCAGGCCCTCATACGGGACAAGCGTCTCGACAACCTATATATGATACCGACGGCGCAGTCGAAGACGAAGGACGCCGTTTCGGCGGAGCAGATGGAGGAGCTCTGCGCGGGTCTCCGCCCGGACTTCGACTTCATACTGATAGACAGCCCAGCCGGAATCGAAGCGGGCTTCCGCAACGCGGCGGCCGGCGCGGACGAGGCCCTCGTCGTGACGACGCCGGAAGTCTCCGCCGTGCGCGACGCGGACAGGATAATCGGCCTTCTTGAATCTATGGGCAAGGCTCCGATACAGCTCATCATCAACCGTATCAGACCGGAGCTCGTCAAGCGCGGCGAGATGCTCGGAGTGCAGGACGTACTCGATATACTTGCGGTCGACCTCATAGGAGTCATTCCGGATGACGAATCCATCGTCGTCTCGTCGAACCGCGGCGAGCCTCTGACGCTCGGCAGCGGCTCGAAGGCCGGTCAGGCGTACAAAAATATAGCGAAAAGGATATGCGGAGCGGAGGTCCCCTACGTGGATCTCTTTAAGGAAGAGGGCGGCTTTTTAGCCTCGCTGCGCCGCATCTTCTCGAAAGGATAG
- a CDS encoding septum site-determining protein MinC, producing the protein MIQLKGRQAGALKCVIPADMSERQMIDGFSKLLSMGSRLFEGSEIVIDLQTRVFSPSLLSKIWKCFIEPSGCCVKEWIVSDEHSRTWLDRMGFRTAETDRLYARREAPHSAGASAETLVHAGTVRGGQKLAHGGDVIVMGNVNRGAEISAAGNVTVIGRLDGLVHAGCGGDDGKAIIARSLETGQIRIGTKVGIIDSSSVFWGKSVFIKISENEVQVAPWPAL; encoded by the coding sequence ATGATACAGCTGAAAGGCAGACAGGCCGGGGCGCTCAAATGCGTCATACCGGCCGACATGAGCGAACGCCAGATGATAGACGGCTTCTCCAAGCTCCTGTCTATGGGCAGCAGGCTTTTCGAGGGGAGCGAGATAGTCATAGACCTTCAGACGCGCGTTTTCTCCCCGTCGTTGCTTTCCAAGATATGGAAGTGCTTTATCGAGCCGAGCGGCTGCTGCGTTAAGGAATGGATAGTTTCGGACGAACACTCGAGGACTTGGCTCGACCGCATGGGCTTCCGCACCGCCGAGACCGACAGGCTCTACGCGCGGCGCGAGGCTCCGCACTCCGCCGGGGCCTCGGCTGAGACTCTCGTCCACGCCGGCACGGTGCGCGGCGGCCAGAAGCTGGCGCACGGCGGCGACGTGATAGTGATGGGCAACGTCAACCGGGGCGCGGAAATAAGCGCGGCTGGCAACGTGACCGTCATCGGCAGGCTAGACGGCCTCGTACACGCGGGATGCGGCGGCGACGACGGCAAGGCGATAATAGCTCGTTCGCTCGAAACCGGACAGATACGGATAGGCACGAAGGTCGGGATCATAGACTCGAGCTCCGTCTTCTGGGGCAAGTCTGTTTTTATAAAAATTTCAGAAAACGAGGTGCAGGTCGCGCCGTGGCCTGCGCTTTAG
- the mrdA gene encoding penicillin-binding protein 2, whose translation MVSRQYSNFDIMRRTRVFQYAVVCSMLLLTAGLFFFQIAQGDEYVKLASRNRLRILRIAPPRGDILDVNGAPLAVNVRTFNLSGYPVDLQKDENVRATAALLTRSGIPMDEARLRELVDKQYSAPYRAITVATNLTFAQVAEMIMDKDFQKALFITPVWKRTYPAAQYAAHVVGYVAEITKDELEERDGELYRGGDMIGKNGIERQYEDVLRGAAGEEVIEVDSRGRRLRNISYTRTQKGGGMKLTIDLAAQRYAAELMGGFRGAIVAMDVNDGSIRCLYSSPSYDPNPLTWGISNKEWAALTDHVERPMMNRAISGAYPPASTFKVITGSALLEHKTANRNTQVNCPGWYELGNRRFRCWKRSGHGRENITGALRDSCDVYFYELAYKMGIRDLMETEEKFGVGKKTGIDLSGEAAGTLPGPEWKKRRIKENWYGGDTVNNSIGQGYVLMTPLQVARVYAALANGGKLLKPRLNSAAAPESEPLGIDQSVLRVIRQGVEEVTRSGTGRRAGTFGVSVAGKTGTAQNSQGDDHAWFAGYAPIENPRYAVVAIAEAGKAGSSLTGPIVGKMLNFLINGEKYAEPQKTEQKAAPQQQNVNRGAGR comes from the coding sequence ATGGTTAGCCGCCAATACTCCAACTTCGACATAATGCGGCGCACGCGCGTATTCCAGTACGCCGTCGTCTGTTCTATGCTCCTGCTGACGGCGGGGCTCTTCTTCTTCCAGATTGCGCAGGGCGACGAATATGTAAAGCTCGCTTCGCGCAACAGGCTCAGGATACTGAGAATAGCGCCTCCGCGCGGCGACATCCTTGACGTGAACGGAGCGCCGCTTGCAGTGAACGTCCGCACATTCAACCTGAGCGGCTACCCGGTCGACCTTCAGAAGGACGAGAACGTCAGGGCGACGGCGGCGCTGCTTACGCGCAGCGGCATACCGATGGACGAGGCGCGGCTGCGCGAGCTCGTGGACAAGCAGTACTCCGCGCCGTACCGCGCCATAACCGTCGCTACGAACCTGACCTTCGCCCAGGTGGCCGAGATGATAATGGACAAGGACTTCCAAAAGGCCCTCTTCATAACTCCAGTGTGGAAGCGCACATACCCTGCGGCGCAATATGCAGCGCACGTCGTCGGATACGTCGCCGAGATAACGAAGGATGAGCTCGAGGAACGAGACGGCGAGCTTTACCGCGGCGGCGACATGATAGGCAAGAACGGCATCGAACGCCAGTACGAGGACGTGCTGCGCGGCGCGGCGGGCGAGGAGGTCATAGAAGTAGACTCGCGCGGGCGCAGGCTCCGCAACATAAGTTACACGCGCACGCAGAAGGGCGGGGGCATGAAGCTCACGATAGACCTTGCGGCGCAGCGCTACGCCGCGGAGCTCATGGGCGGCTTCCGCGGAGCCATCGTCGCGATGGACGTGAACGACGGCTCGATAAGATGCCTGTACTCCTCCCCGTCCTATGATCCGAACCCTCTGACGTGGGGGATATCAAACAAAGAATGGGCCGCGCTCACGGACCACGTAGAGCGCCCCATGATGAACCGGGCCATCTCGGGAGCGTACCCGCCGGCGTCGACCTTCAAGGTCATAACGGGTTCCGCCCTGCTTGAGCATAAGACGGCGAACAGGAACACGCAGGTCAACTGCCCCGGCTGGTACGAGCTCGGCAACAGGCGCTTCCGCTGCTGGAAGCGCAGCGGACACGGGAGAGAGAACATCACCGGCGCGCTGCGCGACTCCTGCGACGTATATTTCTACGAGCTGGCCTACAAGATGGGCATAAGAGACCTGATGGAAACCGAAGAGAAGTTCGGCGTAGGGAAAAAGACCGGCATCGACCTTTCGGGCGAAGCCGCCGGCACGCTTCCGGGGCCGGAGTGGAAGAAGCGCCGCATCAAGGAAAACTGGTACGGCGGCGACACGGTCAACAACTCCATCGGTCAGGGATACGTCCTCATGACTCCGCTGCAGGTCGCGCGGGTCTACGCAGCGCTCGCGAATGGTGGTAAACTGTTAAAGCCGCGGCTGAACAGCGCCGCCGCTCCCGAATCAGAGCCGCTCGGAATCGACCAGTCGGTGCTGCGCGTCATCAGACAGGGAGTGGAAGAGGTCACGCGGAGCGGTACGGGACGCAGGGCGGGGACTTTCGGCGTCAGCGTCGCCGGAAAAACCGGGACGGCGCAGAACTCGCAGGGCGACGACCACGCGTGGTTCGCCGGCTACGCCCCAATCGAGAATCCGCGTTACGCGGTGGTCGCGATAGCCGAGGCCGGAAAGGCCGGCTCGTCGCTGACCGGGCCGATTGTAGGGAAGATGCTCAACTTCCTCATAAACGGCGAAAAATACGCCGAGCCGCAGAAAACGGAGCAGAAGGCCGCTCCGCAGCAGCAGAACGTGAACAGAGGTGCCGGAAGATGA